The following is a genomic window from Candidatus Nealsonbacteria bacterium CG07_land_8_20_14_0_80_39_13.
GGTTGCATCAATCGGAAAAATTCTCAAAAGCAAAGGATTTGAAGTAACAGCTATAAAAATAGACCCCTATATCAACGTTGACGCAGGAACAATGAACCCCGTTGAACACGGGGAAGTTTTTGTATCTGACGATGGGACGGAAAGCGATCAGGATATCGGAAATTATGAAAGATTCCTTGAAACCAATTTAAGCAACCTTGATTATATGACCACCGGCAGAGTTTATCAATCAGTCATCAACAGAGAAAGAAATCTGGAATATCAAGGAAGGTGCGTAGAAGTTGTCCCGGACATTCCCAATGAAATAATTTCCCGCATAAAAAAAGCCGGTAAATTCCATAAGGCTGATTTCGTCCTGATTGAAATCGGGGGAACAGTAGGGGAATATCAAAATATGCTTTTTTTGGAAGCGGCCAGAATGATGAAGTTAAAAGACCCAAAAGATGTTCTCTTTATCATGGTCGGTTTTCTTCCTGTACCGAGAATAATCGAGGAAATGAAGACAAAACCCACTCAAACAGCCGTCCGAACGTTGAATGCGGCCGGAATACAGCCGGACATTATTCTGGCCAGATCTCCTTTTGAACTGGACGAACCGAGAAAGAAAAAATTGTCAGTCTTCTGCAACATAGCCAAGGAAGATGTTATTTCCGCCCCTGACGTCAACTCAATTTACGAAGTTCCGGTGAACTTTGAAAAAGAAAATTTGGGCAACAGGATATTGAAAAAATTCAGAATGAAAGCCAAAAAGAACGACATGGGGGAATGGGAAAAATTGGTTAAGACAATCAGAACAGTAAAAAATCCGATAAAAATCGGCATTGTCGGAAAATACTTTGAAACAGGAGAATTCACTCTGACAGACTCCTATATCTCGGTGATAGAAGCCATAAAACATAGTTGCTGGTTTTCTAAGAGAAAACCGGAAATTTCTTGGCTATCAGCGGAAAAATATGAAAAATTCCCGGCAAAATTAAGAGAATTAAAGGAATATAATGGCATAATCGTCCCGGGAGGATTCGGAAGCAGGGGAGTGGAGGGGAAAATAAAAGCGATTGAATTCTGCAGAAAAAATAAAATCCCGTTCTTCGGACTTTGCCTGGGAATGCAACTGGCTGTAATAGAATTTTCCAGAAACATCTGCAGATTAAAAGACGCAAACTCAACCGAATTCTCGCCAAAGTCAGAGTATCCTGTCATTGACGCCATGCCTGACCAAAAAGCGTTTCTGAAAGAAAAAAAATATGGAGGAACAATGAGGTTGGGGGCTTACAATTGTCTTCTGAAAAAGGGGACTGAAAGCTTCAAGGCTTACAAAAAAGAAAATATCTCTGAACGCCACAGACACAGATATGAATTAAATAACGATTTCAAAGACATTCTGGCCAAAAAGGGAATGGTCTTCGCCGGCGTAAATCCTGAAAGAGATTTAGTGGAAATCATTGAGCTGAAAAATCATCCTTTTTTCGTCGGAGTCCAATTCCATCCCGAATTCAAATCGCGGCCATTAAACCCTCATCCTCTTTTTAAGGCTTTTATTAAAGCTTCCGGAAACAGGATAGTCAAAAAATGAAAATACTTTTCACCGGCGGAGGCACCGGCGGACACATCTTGCCGATAATCGCAGTTTTAAGGGAATTAAAAAAACTTCACCAAAAGAACGCCCGCATAGGAAGGACGCCGAAAGAAAAAAATCTCGATATTTTTTACATCGGACCGAAAGATAATTTTGGAGATCTT
Proteins encoded in this region:
- a CDS encoding CTP synthase; this translates as MKYIFVAGGVMSGIGKGIAVASIGKILKSKGFEVTAIKIDPYINVDAGTMNPVEHGEVFVSDDGTESDQDIGNYERFLETNLSNLDYMTTGRVYQSVINRERNLEYQGRCVEVVPDIPNEIISRIKKAGKFHKADFVLIEIGGTVGEYQNMLFLEAARMMKLKDPKDVLFIMVGFLPVPRIIEEMKTKPTQTAVRTLNAAGIQPDIILARSPFELDEPRKKKLSVFCNIAKEDVISAPDVNSIYEVPVNFEKENLGNRILKKFRMKAKKNDMGEWEKLVKTIRTVKNPIKIGIVGKYFETGEFTLTDSYISVIEAIKHSCWFSKRKPEISWLSAEKYEKFPAKLRELKEYNGIIVPGGFGSRGVEGKIKAIEFCRKNKIPFFGLCLGMQLAVIEFSRNICRLKDANSTEFSPKSEYPVIDAMPDQKAFLKEKKYGGTMRLGAYNCLLKKGTESFKAYKKENISERHRHRYELNNDFKDILAKKGMVFAGVNPERDLVEIIELKNHPFFVGVQFHPEFKSRPLNPHPLFKAFIKASGNRIVKK